From a region of the Halanaerobium hydrogeniformans genome:
- a CDS encoding sugar phosphate nucleotidyltransferase: protein MQALILNSGLGRRMGELTDKKPKCMVEINNNQTILSRQLDILRDNYITDIVITTGPYESEIKKLIKKNYENLNIQLINNNKYDKTNYIYSMYLAKEIISERADVLLLHGDLVFNDKILKKINSAVFDNFVLINKNKKNPSKDFKAIIEDYNVKKIDVNLEGNNAFSLQPFYKFKYNDFKVWLNEIGNFIMNGENKVYAEKALNQVLNKKIELKYVDIGSLLCMEVDNKEDLKRVQEILNKD, encoded by the coding sequence ATGCAAGCATTAATATTAAATTCTGGTCTTGGAAGAAGAATGGGAGAGTTGACGGATAAGAAACCTAAATGTATGGTAGAAATTAATAATAATCAGACAATATTATCAAGACAATTAGATATTTTAAGAGACAATTATATAACTGATATTGTTATAACAACAGGTCCTTATGAATCTGAAATCAAAAAATTAATTAAAAAGAATTATGAGAACTTAAATATACAATTAATTAATAATAACAAATATGATAAAACCAACTATATATATTCAATGTATTTGGCTAAAGAAATAATTAGTGAACGTGCTGATGTTTTATTATTACATGGGGATTTGGTGTTTAATGATAAAATTCTTAAGAAGATAAATAGTGCTGTATTTGATAATTTTGTTTTAATAAATAAAAATAAGAAGAATCCATCTAAAGATTTTAAAGCAATAATTGAAGATTATAATGTTAAAAAAATTGATGTAAATCTAGAAGGGAATAATGCTTTTTCATTACAGCCTTTTTATAAATTTAAATATAATGATTTTAAAGTTTGGTTAAATGAAATTGGAAATTTTATAATGAATGGTGAAAATAAAGTTTATGCTGAAAAGGCTTTAAATCAAGTTTTAAATAAAAAGATTGAACTCAAATATGTGGATATTGGAAGTTTATTATGCATGGAAGTTGATAATAAAGAAGATCTTAAAAGAGTTCAAGAAATTTTAAATAAGGATTGA
- the aepY gene encoding phosphonopyruvate decarboxylase — translation MIKPADFYEKLNNIGIEFFAGVPDSLLKDFCAYVTDNTSNEKNIIAANEGNAIALAAGYNLSTDRVGLVYMQNSGLGNSINPLLSLVEENVYDIPMLLIIGWRGEPNKNDACQHLKQGEVTKKLLDTIDIKYNILPENTEEANILLGNIEDYFKKENKPYALIVRRGTFEKYELNGKYKNNFEMSREEAIEILVNNIEDGVFFSTTGKASRELYEIRERNNQSHDNDFLMVGSMGHISQIALSVAVDRKNENIYCLDGDGSMIMHLGGLSLVGSLGSKNFKHVILNNGAHDSVGGQPTVGFNIDINKTVKGLGYETVFQVETKKELEEKLEDFIICKGPALMEIKIHKGARDDLGRPDISSHKRKELFMDYLQRDRN, via the coding sequence ATGATTAAACCAGCTGATTTTTATGAAAAACTTAATAATATAGGTATAGAATTTTTTGCTGGAGTTCCTGACTCTTTACTGAAAGATTTTTGTGCTTATGTAACTGATAATACTTCTAATGAAAAAAATATAATAGCGGCAAATGAGGGCAATGCTATTGCCCTTGCTGCCGGCTATAATTTATCTACAGATAGAGTTGGTTTAGTTTACATGCAAAATTCAGGTTTGGGAAATTCTATAAATCCTTTATTGTCTCTTGTTGAAGAAAATGTTTATGATATACCAATGCTTTTAATAATTGGTTGGCGTGGAGAGCCTAATAAAAATGATGCTTGCCAACATTTAAAACAAGGCGAAGTGACTAAAAAATTATTAGATACTATAGATATTAAATATAATATTTTGCCAGAAAATACAGAAGAGGCTAATATATTATTGGGAAATATTGAAGATTATTTCAAGAAAGAAAATAAGCCATATGCATTAATAGTAAGACGAGGTACTTTTGAAAAATATGAATTGAATGGTAAGTATAAAAATAACTTTGAAATGAGTAGAGAAGAAGCTATTGAAATATTAGTTAATAATATAGAAGATGGTGTATTTTTTTCTACAACAGGAAAGGCATCAAGGGAACTTTATGAGATCAGAGAAAGAAATAACCAATCTCATGATAATGACTTTTTAATGGTTGGATCTATGGGACATATATCACAGATAGCTTTATCAGTAGCAGTTGATCGGAAAAACGAGAATATATATTGCTTAGATGGTGATGGTTCAATGATTATGCATTTAGGTGGTCTTTCTTTGGTTGGCTCATTAGGATCCAAAAACTTTAAACATGTGATTTTAAATAATGGAGCTCATGATTCCGTGGGTGGTCAACCTACTGTTGGTTTTAATATTGATATTAATAAAACTGTAAAAGGTTTAGGTTATGAAACTGTATTCCAGGTAGAAACCAAAAAGGAACTAGAAGAAAAGTTAGAAGATTTTATTATCTGTAAAGGTCCAGCACTTATGGAGATAAAAATTCACAAAGGAGCAAGGGATGATCTAGGAAGACCTGATATATCTTCTCATAAACGAAAAGAGTTATTTATGGATTATTTACAGAGAGATAGAAATTAA
- a CDS encoding winged helix-turn-helix transcriptional regulator, with protein MEEKITDILIILDREDSPSQRKIADQTGFSLGLVNALIKKCAKKGLVKIKKLNSRNMKYILTPKGIKEKTKKTIDYVKKSYQAINQLQASIEELANKHSKEGKNIYILEERKDEIRNIVQNILVELEVDYTVVDGVENIEETIFDIKENVLYHWNPGLETNFKEAEVVNIFRY; from the coding sequence ATGGAAGAGAAAATCACTGATATACTAATTATACTCGATAGAGAAGACAGTCCATCTCAAAGGAAAATAGCTGATCAGACAGGTTTTTCACTGGGTTTAGTTAATGCATTGATAAAAAAATGTGCTAAAAAAGGGTTAGTGAAAATTAAAAAACTGAATTCTAGAAATATGAAATATATTTTAACTCCCAAAGGAATCAAAGAAAAGACTAAAAAGACCATCGATTATGTGAAGAAATCCTATCAGGCTATTAATCAACTTCAGGCTTCAATAGAAGAGTTGGCTAATAAACACAGCAAGGAAGGGAAAAACATTTATATTCTAGAAGAACGTAAAGATGAAATTCGAAATATCGTCCAGAATATATTAGTTGAACTTGAAGTGGATTATACTGTTGTTGATGGAGTAGAAAATATTGAGGAAACTATATTTGATATAAAAGAAAATGTTCTCTATCACTGGAATCCAGGACTTGAAACTAACTTTAAGGAAGCAGAAGTAGTTAATATTTTTAGATATTAA
- a CDS encoding ParB/RepB/Spo0J family partition protein, producing the protein MIRIEKISIDMIKKNPSLYPMDFNKEKWEEFARSISQISILEMVIVKELDNGYLQLSGNSRIKANRKAGKDEISVIVVDDIELDLKKKEIIKNLQPKEIDPLERALIIDRYIKEENLSKKAASEKLDIARMTLTVWLIILEYEEKYQQAIIDNFYEKDGANLTLSHLSLAKNLESTTYNHELATRYLDAIMDYGLTRKQSMKLKDLIKKHPRIDIRKAVEIFINQEKLEDELVNNVELNDEIRELIEIFDNVNSKMEGMINVSTQIDKRLEKRLLKELLLTEHKLQQISIETFGKTLDEAKEELL; encoded by the coding sequence TTGATTAGGATTGAAAAAATTTCAATAGATATGATAAAAAAGAACCCAAGTTTATATCCTATGGATTTTAATAAAGAGAAATGGGAGGAATTTGCTCGTTCCATTTCGCAAATTAGCATTTTAGAAATGGTGATTGTGAAAGAACTAGATAATGGTTACTTACAATTGAGCGGCAATTCCAGGATTAAAGCTAATAGAAAAGCAGGTAAAGACGAAATATCTGTTATTGTTGTTGATGATATCGAGTTAGATTTAAAAAAGAAAGAAATCATCAAAAATTTACAACCTAAAGAAATAGATCCTCTTGAGCGAGCATTAATAATAGATCGATATATCAAAGAAGAAAATTTAAGCAAGAAAGCAGCTAGTGAAAAGTTAGATATAGCTAGAATGACATTAACAGTTTGGCTCATAATCTTAGAATATGAAGAAAAGTATCAACAGGCAATAATTGATAATTTTTATGAAAAAGATGGTGCAAATTTAACTTTATCTCATCTTTCTTTAGCAAAAAATCTGGAATCAACAACTTATAATCATGAACTAGCGACAAGATATTTAGATGCAATAATGGATTATGGATTAACAAGAAAGCAAAGCATGAAATTGAAAGATCTAATCAAAAAACATCCCAGGATAGATATAAGAAAAGCGGTTGAAATTTTTATCAACCAGGAAAAACTAGAAGACGAGTTAGTTAACAATGTTGAGTTAAATGACGAAATAAGAGAATTAATAGAAATTTTTGATAATGTAAATTCTAAAATGGAAGGTATGATTAATGTCAGCACTCAAATAGATAAAAGGCTTGAGAAAAGATTGCTTAAAGAACTTTTGCTTACAGAACACAAACTGCAGCAGATTTCGATAGAAACATTCGGTAAAACTTTAGATGAAGCAAAAGAAGAGCTACTGTAA
- a CDS encoding site-specific integrase — protein MKRVEPIRDKKKIEQIKAILKAQSDRNYMIFVVGINTGLRISDLLSLKVEHIRYKRHIMIIEKKTSKIKQFLINSYLRRELDEYMKDMDDYEYLFQSRIGKNKPLSRFQAHRIMKEVGREVNLERIACTTTRKTFGYHHYKQYKDLALLQKLFNHSKQWVTLDYIGINQDMMDESIENFRL, from the coding sequence ATGAAAAGGGTTGAACCAATTAGAGACAAGAAAAAGATTGAGCAAATCAAAGCAATATTGAAGGCCCAAAGTGATAGAAATTATATGATTTTTGTGGTAGGTATTAACACAGGTTTGAGAATAAGTGATTTGCTTTCGCTTAAGGTTGAACATATAAGGTATAAAAGGCATATTATGATTATAGAGAAAAAGACTTCTAAAATTAAGCAGTTTTTAATCAATTCATATCTACGTAGAGAGTTGGATGAATATATGAAAGATATGGATGATTACGAATATTTGTTTCAGAGTAGAATTGGCAAAAATAAACCTTTATCAAGGTTTCAGGCTCACAGAATAATGAAAGAAGTTGGTAGAGAAGTTAATTTAGAAAGAATAGCTTGCACAACGACAAGGAAGACCTTTGGTTATCATCACTATAAACAGTATAAAGATTTAGCTCTTCTTCAGAAACTTTTTAATCACTCTAAACAATGGGTAACATTAGATTATATAGGGATCAATCAAGATATGATGGATGAGTCTATTGAAAATTTTCGTTTGTAA
- the aepX gene encoding phosphoenolpyruvate mutase produces MKKVYLAMSTDIIHHGHMNIIEKARELGEVTVGILADEVVASYKRFPLLSFDERKKIIENIKGVNKVVKQKELDYVNILKTIKPDYVVHGDDWKKGPQKSIRERVIKTLAEWDGQLVEIEYTEGESIEQLDDKIDELGTTPNQRRKKLRRLIEMKPIVKILEAHNGLTSLIAEKTKVVENGEIASFDGMWISSLCDSTVKGKPDIELVDLTSRINTINEILEVTTKPIILDGDTGGKIEHFTFTVKSLERIGVSAVIIEDKIGLKKNSLFGTEVQQEQDSIEHFCEKIVAGKKAQVTDDFMIIARIESLILKAGLEDALKRAKAYIEAGADAIMIHSKIDTPVEILEFCEEYKKFDHKIPLVAVPSSYCQITEDELIEAGINVVIYANQLIRSAYPAMKNTAESILRNNRAKEADEDYCMPIKEILTLIPGGK; encoded by the coding sequence GTGAAAAAAGTTTATTTAGCAATGAGTACAGATATAATTCATCATGGGCATATGAACATAATTGAGAAAGCAAGGGAATTAGGAGAAGTAACAGTTGGCATTTTAGCAGATGAGGTTGTAGCTAGTTATAAAAGATTTCCTCTTTTATCATTTGATGAAAGAAAAAAAATAATAGAAAATATCAAAGGTGTAAATAAAGTAGTTAAACAGAAAGAGTTAGATTATGTTAATATTCTTAAAACAATTAAACCTGATTATGTAGTTCATGGAGACGATTGGAAAAAAGGACCTCAGAAAAGCATTAGAGAAAGAGTAATTAAAACTTTGGCTGAATGGGATGGACAATTAGTTGAAATAGAATATACTGAGGGAGAATCTATTGAACAACTAGATGATAAAATTGATGAATTAGGGACTACACCTAATCAAAGAAGGAAAAAATTAAGAAGATTAATTGAAATGAAACCAATTGTAAAAATTTTAGAAGCTCATAATGGTTTAACTAGTTTAATAGCAGAAAAGACAAAAGTAGTTGAAAATGGAGAAATAGCAAGTTTTGATGGTATGTGGATTAGCAGCCTATGTGATTCTACTGTTAAAGGAAAACCAGATATTGAATTAGTTGACCTTACTTCTAGAATAAATACAATTAATGAAATTCTTGAAGTAACTACTAAACCTATTATATTAGATGGAGATACTGGTGGTAAGATTGAACACTTCACATTTACGGTTAAAAGCTTAGAAAGAATTGGAGTTTCTGCTGTAATAATTGAAGATAAAATAGGTTTAAAGAAAAATTCTTTATTTGGTACAGAAGTTCAACAAGAACAGGATTCTATTGAACATTTTTGTGAAAAAATAGTAGCTGGTAAAAAAGCTCAGGTAACTGATGATTTTATGATTATAGCAAGAATAGAAAGTTTAATTTTAAAAGCTGGTTTAGAAGATGCTTTAAAAAGAGCCAAAGCTTACATTGAAGCTGGAGCAGATGCTATAATGATACATAGTAAGATTGATACTCCAGTTGAGATTCTCGAGTTTTGTGAAGAATATAAAAAGTTTGACCATAAAATTCCTTTAGTTGCCGTACCTTCTTCATATTGTCAAATTACTGAAGATGAATTAATTGAAGCTGGTATTAATGTTGTAATATATGCTAATCAGTTAATTAGAAGTGCTTATCCTGCAATGAAAAATACTGCTGAGAGTATTTTAAGAAATAATAGAGCTAAAGAAGCAGATGAAGATTATTGTATGCCAATTAAAGAAATTTTAACTTTAATACCAGGAGGAAAATAA
- a CDS encoding ABC transporter ATP-binding protein, whose protein sequence is MITSLKKLWDLFNKRERLQIFGLLIAILAMALAQVVGVASVMPFMDLVMNPEMIEESRVLNTLYNYFNFESINRFTIFIGAAMFFVIVLSNAISTFAIWLKMKFVWKNNHRLSLRLLKQYMAKPYSYFLVNNSSDLGKNVLQEVQSLTTQYLIQLVDLITYSLVALALISFLFITDFRVTLAAIFILGGSYGLIYFFTKKKMKTAGAERLEANKYRYKTANEAFNGVKQIKVRSKEEEFINRFAVHSSEHADLRAWYDIIRRLPRYILEAVAFGGIVLLVLYLIISGQEASQVVPIVSLFAFAGYRLMPALQKIFAGVSSLTFNSAVLDRIHEDIFETGQFASKAWPKEIPEALDFKDTIKAENLSFKYPGDNKPVLNNVSFEIEHHTEIGLAGATGAGKSTLVNIILGLLKFQSGKMTVDGVKLTEDNMRNWQQNIGYVPQDIYLCDDTISSNIAFGVPEDQIDMKAVKKATKIANIDQFIEDELPKGYDTIVGERGVRVSGGQRQRLGLARALYHDPEVLVLDEATSSLDNRTQKSVMEAINNIAEVKTMVMIAHRLSTVKDCDRIYLLEDGEIIDSGTYDELVEGNYKFRKLANLSG, encoded by the coding sequence ATGATTACTTCGCTTAAAAAATTATGGGATTTATTTAATAAAAGAGAAAGGCTGCAGATTTTCGGTCTGCTAATAGCTATCTTAGCTATGGCATTAGCTCAGGTTGTTGGAGTTGCTTCTGTAATGCCCTTTATGGACTTAGTAATGAACCCAGAAATGATAGAAGAGAGCAGAGTGCTTAACACTTTATATAATTATTTTAATTTTGAATCGATCAATAGATTTACAATTTTTATCGGAGCAGCAATGTTTTTTGTAATTGTCTTATCAAATGCTATTTCTACCTTTGCTATCTGGTTAAAGATGAAGTTCGTCTGGAAGAACAACCACCGACTTTCGTTAAGGTTATTAAAACAATATATGGCTAAACCTTACAGCTATTTTTTAGTCAACAACTCATCTGATTTAGGTAAAAATGTATTGCAGGAAGTTCAATCATTAACAACTCAGTATTTAATCCAACTTGTTGATTTAATAACTTACAGTTTAGTTGCTTTAGCTTTAATATCTTTTTTATTTATTACTGATTTTAGAGTTACTCTGGCAGCTATATTTATTTTAGGTGGAAGTTATGGCTTAATTTATTTTTTCACTAAAAAGAAGATGAAAACTGCAGGAGCAGAAAGGCTTGAGGCAAATAAATATCGTTATAAAACTGCCAATGAAGCTTTCAATGGAGTTAAACAGATAAAAGTCAGAAGTAAAGAAGAAGAGTTTATTAATCGTTTTGCAGTTCATTCTTCTGAGCATGCTGATTTAAGAGCCTGGTATGATATTATCCGAAGATTACCTCGCTATATTTTAGAGGCAGTTGCTTTTGGAGGGATAGTTTTACTTGTTTTATATCTGATTATTTCTGGTCAGGAGGCAAGTCAGGTAGTTCCTATAGTAAGTTTGTTTGCCTTTGCTGGTTATCGTTTGATGCCTGCCTTACAGAAAATCTTTGCAGGAGTTAGTTCTCTAACTTTTAATTCTGCTGTTTTAGATAGAATACATGAAGATATTTTTGAAACAGGGCAGTTTGCTTCTAAAGCCTGGCCGAAAGAAATACCTGAAGCTTTAGATTTTAAAGATACAATTAAAGCAGAAAACTTATCTTTTAAATATCCAGGAGATAATAAGCCAGTGCTCAATAATGTTAGTTTTGAGATTGAGCATCATACAGAAATAGGTTTAGCTGGAGCTACTGGAGCTGGTAAATCTACTTTAGTTAATATTATTTTAGGTCTTTTAAAATTCCAATCAGGTAAAATGACTGTGGATGGGGTAAAATTAACTGAGGATAATATGAGGAACTGGCAGCAGAATATAGGTTATGTACCTCAGGATATATATTTATGTGATGATACCATTTCAAGCAATATTGCTTTTGGAGTTCCAGAAGATCAAATAGATATGAAAGCAGTTAAAAAAGCTACTAAAATAGCTAATATAGATCAATTTATAGAAGATGAATTACCGAAAGGTTATGATACCATTGTTGGAGAAAGAGGAGTTAGAGTAAGTGGTGGACAGAGACAGAGGTTAGGACTAGCTAGAGCTCTTTATCATGATCCAGAAGTTTTAGTTTTAGATGAGGCTACAAGTTCTTTAGATAATAGAACTCAGAAATCTGTTATGGAAGCTATTAATAATATCGCTGAAGTTAAAACAATGGTAATGATAGCTCATAGATTAAGTACTGTTAAGGATTGTGATCGAATTTATCTCTTAGAGGATGGAGAGATTATTGACTCGGGTACTTATGATGAGTTAGTTGAGGGTAATTATAAGTTCAGGAAATTGGCTAATTTGAGTGGGTGA